The following proteins are encoded in a genomic region of Pangasianodon hypophthalmus isolate fPanHyp1 chromosome 26, fPanHyp1.pri, whole genome shotgun sequence:
- the LOC117595692 gene encoding interferon-induced GTP-binding protein Mx1 has translation MMERKQDSYEDIAYSGEKSKPMEGVFHSHLEERVRPYIDLIDSLRLIGVEEDLSLPTIAVIGDQSSGKSSVLEALSGVALPRGSGIVTRCPLELKLRKIKCGVQWKAVISYKEQFVEFDDPTLVEGYVEEAQNELAGEGVGICDELITLEIMAPDVCDLTLIDLPGIARVPVKGQPDDIGHKIKNLIWKYIEKDQTINLVVVPCNVDIATTEALKMAQEVDPEGKRTLAILTKPDLIDRGTEKNILDIVRNQVIPLSKGYVIVKCRGQKQIDDKISLSEATGVEREFFRRHEFFSCLLYEEKATIQSLATKLTQNLVDHIKKSLPLISEEIKKQLWILRKELSQCEPGPPLEPQKRKIFFIDTLTKFNDKINRLASGEVVNNDNLFVLLRSEFKKWKDHLDNTKGSFHKTVQDVVNEYDLMHRGRELPGFSDYKVFEMVVQKLVIQLTGTAIDTLRVIRDTIQKQFSDVSKTCFLNYPFLQCVATNKIDNIQSKQEAKVEQRIMEQFEMEQLVYTQDGIYFKTLNVTHSAEGQKASEDNFSGFDSRNKYPEMLRAYYEIVVQRLADQVPMLIRYFMLKESAQLLCTEMLGLMDSANVADALREDSDASRRRIDTQNRVDRLTLAQEKLSNFV, from the exons ATGATGGAGCGTAAACAAGATAGTTATGAAGATATTGCTTATTCTGGTGAAAAGAG TAAGCCAATGGAGGGGGTCTTCCATAGCCATTTAGAGGAGAGAGTTCGTCCTTATATTGATCTGATTGACTCTTTGAGGCTGATTGGTGTTGAAGAAGATTTGTCTTTGCCAACTATAGCTGTAATTGGAGATCAGAGTTCTGGAAAAAGCTCTGTGCTGGAGGCACTATCTGGAGTGGCATTGCCCAGAGGGAGTG GTATTGTGACAAGGTGTCCACTGGAGCTAAAGCTGAGGAAGATTAAATGTGGTGTTCAATGGAAAGCCGTAATATCTTACAAAGAACAGTTCGTTGAGTTTGATGACCCAACACTGGTTGAGGGTTACGTTGAGGAAG CCCAGAATGAGCTGGCTGGAGAAGGCGTTGGAATTTGTGATGAACTCATCACTCTGGAGATCATGGCTCCTGATGTGTGTGACCTCACACTGATCGATCTCCCTGGGATTGCACGAGTTCCTGTAAAAGGTCAACCTGACGACATTGGACATAAA ATCAAAAATCTCATATGGAAATATATAGAGAAGGATCAGACTATAAATTTGGTCGTAGTCCCATGTAATGTTGACATTGCAACAACAGAAGCTCTGAAAATGGCACAGGAAGTGGATCCTGAAGGAAAAAGGACATTGG ctATTCTTACAAAGCCAGACCTTATAGACAGGGGAACAGAGAAGAACATATTGGATATAGTCCGAAATCAGGTCATTCCCTTAAGCAAAGGATATGTCATCGTCAAATGCCGTGGCCAAAAGCAAATTGATGATAAGATCTCTCTGTCTGAGGCCACTGGAGTAGAGAGGGAATTCTTCAGACGTCATGAATTCTTCAG TTGCCTGTTGTATGAGGAGAAAGCCACTATTCAGTCTCTCGCCACCAAACTGACTCAAAACCTAGTTGATCACATCAAA aAATCATTACCGCTAATCTCAGAGGAGATAAAGAAGCAGCTGTGGATCTTGAGGAAAGAGCTAAGTCAGTGTGAACCTGGCCCACCACTGGAACCACAGAAGAGGAAGATCTTTTTTATTGAT ACCTTGACAAAATTTAATGATAAGATCAATCGCTTGGCATCTGGGGAAGTGGTCAACAATGACAACTTGTTTGTACTGCTTCGGTCTGAATTCAAAAAGTGGAAGGACCATCTTGACAACACAAAGGGATCAT TTCACAAAACGGTCCAGGACGTGGTGAATGAATATGACCTGATGCACAGAGGACGTGAGCTGCCTGGTTTCAGTGACTACAAGGTGTTTGAGATGGTGGTGCAGAAGCTTGTGATCCAGCTAACAGGAACAGCCATTGACACACTCAGGGTCATCAGAG ACACCATTCAGAAACAATTTTCAGATGTTTCCAAAACCTGCTTCCTCAACTACCCTTTCCTCCAGTGTGTTGCAAcg AACAAGATAGACAACATTCAGTCAAAGCAGGAAGCCAAGGTGGAGCAGAGGATCATGGAGCAGTTTGAGATGGAACAACTGGTCTACACTCAAGATGGCATCTACTTCAAGACTTTGAATGTGACTCACTCTGCTGAGGGACAAAAGGCTTCAGAAGACAACTTTTCTGGATTTGATAGCAGAAACAAATATCCTGAAATGCTGCGGGCTTACTATGAG ATCGTGGTGCAGCGCTTGGCTGACCAGGTTCCCATGCTGATCCGATACTTCATGCTTAAGGAATCCGCTCAGCTGTTGTGCACCGAGATGCTGGGTTTAATGGACAGTGCCAACGTGGCCGATGCATTGCGTGAAGACTCAGATGCCAGCAGACGTCGCATTGACACGCAGAACCGCGTGGACCGTCTTACCCTTGCTCAAGAGAAACTCAGCAACTTTGTTTGA
- the mxh gene encoding interferon-induced GTP-binding protein Mx3 gives MDASLEILDHDSQDNNGRENQPFEERTGVFLKQWESQVRPYIEMIDYLRRIGIEKDLALPSIAVVGDQSSGKSSVLEALSGVALPRGSGIVTRCPLELKLRKLNAGSNWTAIISYRDVQETFTDPSQVEGYVRRAQNVLAGDGVGICDELISLEITSPDVCDLTLIDLPGITRVPVKGQPEDIGDQIRRLILKFIEKRETINLVVVPCNVDIATTEALRMAQGVDPNGTRTLAILTKPDLVDKGAEADILQVMQGKVVPLKKGYIMVRCRGQSDINENISLTEATRLETEFFRSHSHFSYLLEEQKVTTRCLATRLTKELVEHIRASLPSLTEQIQIRLSAVRLELRNYGQGPPLEPEKMGAYLSKRILEFSDQISEICRTGASGEGNIYSLLRPVFKQWECHLRNSKASFRDEVQEMTENYEAHRGRELITFSDYCVYESLIQKHVNNLRLPAVETLKTIRGIVQNEFRSQCELCFPNYPHLRYMIINQIDDIQSQQEAKVEKRILEYISMEKLVYTQDPIFTQKMVDFRFVEQRQEYETVCLDTGENATSPNNCAVFDTRKLTPEKWIIYYEIVYQRLADFVPMLILLFMLKEAIVMLRAESMDLRNGADVSKLLSEDSESGRKRTELHQRMERLRMAQERITINI, from the exons ATGGATGCTTCACTGGAAATATTGGATCATGACTCTCAAGACAATAATGG aagGGAAAATCAACCATTTGAAGAGAGGACTGGAGTGTTCCTCAAACAATGGGAATCCCAAGTGCGCCCTTACATTGAAATGATTGACTACCTAAGGCGTATCGGCATTGAGAAGGATCTTGCTCTGCCCTCCATTGCAGTTGTAGGAGACCAGAGTTCTGGGAAGAGCTCTGTTTTGGAAGCACTGTCTGGTGTGGCTTTACCCAGAGGCAGTG GTATTGTCACTCGTTGTCCACTGGAGCTGAAACTGCGGAAGCTGAATGCAGGTTCAAATTGGACGGCTATCATCTCTTACCGAGATGTGCAAGAGACATTCACGGATCCTTCACAAGTTGAGGGTTACGTCAGAAGAG cccAGAATGTTCTTGCTGGAGATGGTGTTGGGATCTGTGATGAACTCATCAGTTTAGAGATTACGTCTCCTGACGTATGTGACCTCACCCTGATTGATTTACCTGGTATAACTAGAGTACCCGTGAAAGGCCAACCTGAAGATATCGGAGATCAG ATTAGACGGCTTATATTGAAATTTATTGAGAAGAGAGAAACCATTAATTTGGTTGTTGTACCCTGCAATGTGGACATAGCAACAACTGAGGCACTTCGGATGGCACAGGGTGTGGATCCTAATGGAACAAGAACTTTAG CAATTCTTACAAAGCCAGATTTGGTGGATAAAGGGGCAGAAGCTGACATTTTGCAGGTTATGCAGGGTAAAGTTGTTCCTCTGAAAAAAGGTTACATAATGGTACGATGTAGGGGTCAGAGTGACATTAATGAAAACATCTCCTTGACTGAGGCCACAAGACTGGAGACAGAGTTCTTCAGGTCCCACAGTCACTTTAG ctatcttttggaagaacagaAAGTCACAACACGCTGCCTTGCTACCAGGCTCACCAAAGAGCTGGTTGAACATATCAGG GCCTCACTGCCATCGCTCACAGAGCAGATTCAAATTCGCTTGTCTGCTGTTAGGCTAGAACTCAGGAACTATGGCCAAGGGCCTCCGTTAGAGCCAGAGAAGATGGGGGCTTATCTGAGTAAG AGAATTCTAGAGTTCAGCGATCAAATCAGCGAGATCTGTCGGACTGGGGCATCAGGAGAGGGAAACATCTATTCTCTTCTGCGACCTGTGTTCAAGCAATGGGAATGCCACCTGAGAAACTCCAAAGCATCAT TCAGGGATGAAGTGCAGGAGATGACGGAAAACTACGAGGCACATCGTGGGAGAGAGCTGATAACATTCAGTGACTACTGTGTATACGAATCACTGATTCAGAAGCATGTAAACAATCTCAGACTACCAGCTGTAGAGACCCTAAAGACTATTAGGG GCATTGTGCAAAATGAGTTCAGATCTCAGTGTGAGCTCTGCTTCCCAAATTACCCTCATCTGAGGTATATGATAATA AATCAGATTGATGACATTCAGTCACAGCAAGAGGCAAAAGTGGAGAAGAGGATCCTGGAGTACATCAGCATGGAAAAACTCGTGTACACCCAGGACCCCATTTTCACCCAGAAGATGGTTGACTTCAGGTTTGTGGAGCAAAGACAGGAGTACGAGACTGTGTGTTTAGATACTGGAGAGAATGCAACCTCTCCCAACAACTGTGCTGTCTTCGACACCAGAAAGCTAACACCTGAGAAATGGATAATCTACTATGAG ATTGTCTACCAGCGTTTGGCAGATTTCGTTCCCATGTTGATCCTGCTGTTTATGCTGAAAGAAGCTATCGTGATGTTGCGGGCAGAATCCATGGACCTGCGTAATGGGGCTGACGTGTCTAAACTGCTCAGTGAAGACTCCGAGTCAGGACGAAAGAGAACAGAGTTACATCAGCGCATGGAACGACTACGGATGGCCCAGGAGAGGATCACCATTAACATCTGA